The proteins below are encoded in one region of Coffea arabica cultivar ET-39 chromosome 4c, Coffea Arabica ET-39 HiFi, whole genome shotgun sequence:
- the LOC113738529 gene encoding uncharacterized protein — MESKPSSSPPNFIDQQVVPGDVVLDLSTMTNQTIKLGSGLRQDGDAISAIKAGVLRFAKPNKYWVESSQKRYVPCAGDTVLGIVVDSRSDNFLVDIKGPTLAFLPVLAFEGGTRRNIPKFEVGTLLYVRVVKANVGMNPELSCMDASGKAAEFGRLKDGYMFESSTGLSRMLLSSPTCPVLEAFGKNLSFEIAVGLNGRVWVNAESPANLILVANAIMKSESLSAVQQKFLVERLLKRVQ; from the exons ATGGAATCTAAACCCTCAAGTTCGCCGCCAAATTTCATCGATCAGCAAGTG GTTCCTGGAGATGTGGTTTTGGATCTTTCAACAATGACTAATCAAACAATTAAGCTCGGCAGCGGCCTCcgtcag GATGGTGATGCTATATCAGCCATAAAAGCGGGAGTGCTCAGGTTTGCAAAGCCAAATAAGTATTGGGTTGAAAGCTCTCAGAAAAGG TATGTACCTTGCGCTGGAGATACAGTTCTTGGGATTGTGGTAGATTCTAGATCAGAT AACTTTCTTGTGGACATTAAAGGACCAACTTTGGCATTTTTGCCTGTACTTGCATTTGAAGGTGGAACAAGGAGGAACATACCAAAATTTGag GTTGGTACTCTACTTTATGTCCGTGTTGTCAAGGCAAATGTTGGGATGAACCCTGAGCTTTCATGCATGGATG CTAGTGGAAAGGCTGCTGAATTTGGCCGTCTCAAAGATGGTTATATGTTTGAATCATCAACTGGCTTATCAAGAAT GCTGCTCAGTTCTCCAACATGTCCTGTGCTAGAGGCTTTTGGGAAAAACCTCTCCTTTGAGATAGCAGTTGGTTTAAATGGCCGTGTTTGG GTAAATGCTGAATCTCCAGCAAATTTAATTCTTGTTGCAAATGCAATTATGAAATCCGAGTCATTGAGTGCAgtgcagcagaaatttctggTTGAGAGACTGCTGAAGAGAGTCCAGTGA
- the LOC113742089 gene encoding protein KINESIN LIGHT CHAIN-RELATED 3, with product MPGFVMEVNHEEGPASEVNENGNSTNGKENVVANKSLNEGLTTQNPQNGGTGNVVEGVVETSIEQLYENVCEMQSSDHSPSRVSFGSEGEESRIDSELRHLVGGEMREVEIMEEEEGVRKPENDDSHSDIAIKNESSSIGNLENSQSGSTKTTSAQSKKATQSQLESDASAVSSPKGKSPHGKPPKDKRNEKNQKKGITGGIFSKKQSNSPSGGLKLQNGSEDSSESGLDNPDLGPFLLKQARDLISSGDNPQKALDLALRAAKSFERCADGKPSLDLVMSLHVTAAIYCNLGQYGDAIPVLEHSIEIPVIEEGQDHALAKFAGYMQLGDTYAMLGQLENSIMSYSTGLEVQRRILGDSDPRVGETCRYLAEAHVQALQFDEAEKLCQMALDLHRESGSPASLEEAADRRLMGLICESKGDHEAALEHLVLASMSLAANGQEAEVASVDCSIGDTYLSLNRYDEAIFAYQKALTALKSAKGENNPAVASVFVRLADLYNKTGKFKESKSYCENALRIFGKPPPGFAPEEIASGLTDISAIYESMNELEQALKLLQKALKMYDNAPGQQNTIAGIEAQMGVLYYMLGNYSDSYNSFKSAVLKLRACGDKKSAFFGIALNQMGLACVQRYAINEALDLFEESRSILEQEYGPYHPDTLGVYSNLAGTYDAVGRLEDAIKMLEFVVGMREEKLGTANPDVDDEKKRLAELLKEAGKVRNRKARSLENLLDSNNPTNNLNNDGIKV from the exons ATGCCTGGATTCGTTATGGAGGTAAATCATGAAGAAGGCCCAGCGAGTGAAGTGAATGAGAATGGAAATTCTACCAATGGTAAAGAGAATGTGGTTGCAAATAAGTCCCTAAATGAAGGTTTGACTACTCAAAATCCTCAGAATGGCGGCACAGGGAATGTGGTTGAGGGTGTGGTTGAGACCTCTATAGAGCAGCTTTATGAGAATGTGTGTGAGATGCAAAGTTCTGATCACTCGCCCTCTAGGGTGAGTTTTGGATCAGAAGGTGAGGAGTCTAGGATTGATTCTGAGTTGCGACATCTTGTTGGAGGAGAGATGAGAGAAGTGGAGATaatggaagaagaagaaggggtGAGGAAGCCAGAGAATGATGATTCTCATAGTGATATTGCTATTAAAAATGAAAGTTCCTCAATTGGAAACTTGGAAAATTCCCAATCTGGAAGTACCAAGACTACTTCAGCTCAATCAAAGAAAGCAACTCAGTCGCAGTTGGAGTCTGATGCATCAGCAGTCTCAAGTCCCAAGGGTAAAAGTCCTCATGGGAAGCCTCCCAAAGATAAAAGGAatgagaaaaatcaaaagaaaggaATCACGGGAGGAATCTTCTCAAAGAAACAGAGCAATTCCCCTTCAGGGGGATTGAAACTACAGAATGGCAGTGAGGATTCATCGGAATCAGGCTTGGACAATCCTGATCTTGGGCCATTTCTACTTAAGCAAGCTAGGGATTTGATTTCTTCTGGAGATAATCCCCAGAAGGCTCTTGATTTAGCCCTTCGAGCAGCAAAGTCGTTTGAAAGATGTGCCGATGGCAAGCCCAGTTTGGATCTGGTGATGAGTTTGCATGTGACTGCTGCAATATACTGTAACTTAGGCCAGTATGGTGATGCCATCCCAGTTCTGGAGCACTCAATTGAAATTCCGGTGATTGAGGAAGGCCAAGATCATGCCCTTGCTAAATTTGCTGGTTATATGCAATTGGGAGATACTTATGCAATGCTGGGCCAGCTAGAGAACTCCATTATGTCCTATTCAACAGGTTTAGAAGTCCAAAGACGCATATTGGGAGACTCTGACCCTAGAGTTGGTGAGACCTGCAGATATTTGGCTGAAGCTCATGTCCAGGCGCTGCAATTTGATGAAGCTGAGAAGCTCTGTCAGATGGCTCTAGATCTCCATAGAGAGAGTGGTTCTCCTGCTTCTCTTGAGGAGGCGGCGGACAGAAGGCTCATGGGACTGATTTGTGAATCCAAAGGAGATCATGAAGCTGCTCTTGAGCATCTTGTTTTGGCCAGCATGTCCTTGGCAGCCAATGGGCAGGAAGCAGAGGTGGCATCTGTTGATTGCAGCATTGGGGACACATATTTATCTCTAAATCGATATGATGAAGCTATTTTTGCTTATCAGAAAGCCCTTACAGCTCTTAAGTCTGCTAAGGGGGAAAATAATCCTGCTGTTGCTTCAGTTTTTGTTCGTCTGGCTGACTTGTATAACAAGACAGGGAAATTTAAGGAATCAAAATCCTATTGTGAAAATGCCCTTAGAATTTTTGGGAAGCCCCCACCTGGTTTTGCTCCAGAGGAGATTGCTAGTGGTCTGACTGACATATCTGCCATCTATGAATCAATGAATGAGCTTGAGCAGGCACTTAAGTTGCTGCAGAAGGCACTGAAGATGTATGATAATGCCCCTGGTCAGCAAAATACAATAGCAGGAATTGAGGCTCAGATGGGGGTTTTGTACTACATGTTGGGAAACTACTCAGATTCATACAACTCGTTCAAAAGTGCAGTGCTGAAACTCCGCGCCTGTGGAGATAAGAAATCAGCCTTCTTTGGTATTGCTCTTAATCAAATGGGGCTTGCTTGTGTACAGCGATATGCAATAAATGAAGCTTTGGATCTGTTTGAAGAATCAAGAAGCATTTTGGAACAAGAATATGGACCATATCACCCCGATACGCTTGGTGTTTATAGCAATCTTGCTGGCACTTACGATGCAGTGGGCAG GTTGGAAGATGCAATAAAAATGCTGGAGTTTGTTGTTGGAATGAGAGAGGAAAAGCTTGGGACAGCAAATCCTGATGTGGATGATGAGAAGAAGAGGTTGGCTGAGCTATTAAAAGAGGCTGGTAAGGTTCGGAACAGAAAAGCCAGGTCACTTGAGAACCTGCTTGATTCCAACAATCCTACAAACAATCTAAACAATGATGGCATCAAGGTCTGA
- the LOC113740372 gene encoding putative disease resistance RPP13-like protein 3 yields the protein MADPVISLVIKRTSDLLIQNVVFLKGVRRQVDSLKNDLVRMRCFLKDADQRQDEDERIRNWVSEIRAAAYDAEDIIEIFANKVEFFTKNKGLVTKLTYYPLKIVNRYKIGKEIESLRMRLKEIADSREEYGIKNLGEGMTAHGEELQRIRRSFPLSEDKDVVGFGEITKSLVAELLKEDKNRRVVSIVGMGGAGKTTLAKKVYNHADVRARFNCRAWVCVSSSYDHKETLRAIIKQLNPITNELLDVLEKMQEQDLEERLYQDLQDKCYLVVLDDVWKEAAWDCLARAFPDVNTSSRVVLTSRNRDVAQHADALSKPQELKTLGQKDSWQLFLKKALGHGANAGCPPDLEEVGREITRRCDGLPLAITVIGGLLLAKKKMKSEWETVLNNFNTHLSGGQSGVSAILELSYADLPANLKFCFLYLGLFPEDSVISVRKLIHMWVAEGIMQKRDAVNLEEPAAYDDVERLCSRNMVQAAEMTGDERIKSCRVHDLLRELAIRKAEDENFFQIHDTRDNEISAKSRYLAVHVLPLDKNYFGSSTPPLRSLLFFNIRGGYGKDISLSSKSFRKLRILDFENVWMGYNLLKGIGEVRLLRYLNVKGTSIGRLPHSFGRLRNLQTLDVRNFHRVRVSNFIWMLESLRHLYAYKVECDVPLKIEGLRNLQTLSRIRFDDIMHNNMITLTSLQKLGIWVDERSEIDKLCMHLSEVGSLKTLHLYCADISLWPSLAGLSKLHHVTELKLSGSGLRMLDFPPNLSRLSLKDTFLWNDPMPVLEKLGQLSFLKMKDAYKGPQLVISRQGFHQLKFLELNRLHDLHEIKVEEGALPQLQRLRIRDCPKLEQLPEELKHMSTP from the coding sequence ATGGCTGACCCTGttatctctcttgttattaAGAGAACTAGCGATCTGCTGATTCAAAATGTTGTTTTCCTGAAAGGCGTTCGAAGACAAGTTGATAGCCTCAAAAATGATCTGGTCCGGATGCGATGTTTCCTGAAAGATGCTGATCAGAGGCAAGATGAAGATGAGAGGATTCGCAACTGGGTTTCTGAAATCAGAGCTGCGGCCTACGATGCGGAGGATATTATTGAGATATTTGCCAACAAAGTTGAGTTCTTCACAAAGAACAAGGGACTCGTCACCAAATTGACGTATTATCCCTTGAAAATTGTGAACCGCTACAAGATAGGTAAAGAGATTGAATCCTTGCGGATGAGGCTCAAGGAGATTGCTGATAGCCGCGAAGAGTATGGTATCAAAAATCTTGGAGAGGGGATGACTGCACACGGGGAAGAGCTTCAACGGATCCGGCGATCCTTTCCTCTCAGCGAGGACAAGGATGTAGTGGGCTTCGGGGAGATAACAAAATCGCTGGTGGCAGAACTTTTGAAAGAGGACAAAAACCGCCGTGTGGTTTCAATCGTCGGCATGGGAGGTGCTGGTAAGACAACTCTAGCCAAGAAAGTTTATAACCATGCTGACGTCAGGGCAAGATTCAACTGCCGTGCTTGGGTATGCGTCTCTTCAAGCTACGATCACAAAGAGACGCTGAGGGCAATCATAAAGCAATTAAATCCGATAACTAACGAGCTACTTGACGTGTTGGAAAAGATGCAGGAGCAGGACTTGGAAGAAAGGCTCTATCAAGATCTACAAGACAAATGTTATCTTGTGGTACTTGATGATGTATGGAAGGAAGCAGCGTGGGATTGTCTTGCTAGGGCCTTTCCTGATGTTAATACATCAAGTAGAGTGGTACTTACGAGTCGCAATCGGGATGTGGCCCAACACGCAGATGCTCTTAGCAAACCACAAGAGCTGAAAACTTTGGGGCAAAAAGACAGCTGGCAATTGTTTCTCAAAAAGGCCTTAGGCCATGGAGCTAATGCTGGGTGTCCTCCCGATTTGGAAGAAGTAGGCAGAGAGATTACCAGAAGATGTGATGGTCTGCCGCTGGCCATCACGGTTATAGGTGGCCTGCTGCTGGCAAAGAAAAAGATGAAGAGTGAATGGGAGACAGTTCTCAACAACTTTAACACACACCTATCAGGGGGCCAGAGTGGAGTATCAGCAATTCTGGAATTAAGTTATGCAGACCTTCCTgccaatctgaaattttgctttCTGTATTTGGGTTTGTTTCCCGAAGACTCCGTGATTTCTGTGCGCAAGTTGATCCATATGTGGGTTGCAGAGGGAATAATGCAGAAAAGAGATGCAGTAAATTTGGAGGAACCTGCAGCATATGATGATGTGGAACGACTTTGTAGCAGAAATATGGTCCAAGCGGCGGAAATGACTGGTGATGAAAGGATTAAAAGCTGCAGAGTCCATGATTTACTGCGAGAGCTTGCAATCAGAAAGGCAGAGGATGAAAATTTCTTTCAGATCCATGACACCAGAGATAATGAAATATCAGCCAAATCCAGGTACCTTGCTGTTCATGTTCTCCCTCTggataaaaattattttgggtCTTCGACCCCTCCTCTCCGGTCTCTACTTTTTTTCAATATCCGCGGTGGTTACGGGAAAGACATTAGTCTTAGCTCCAAAAGTTTCAGAAAGCTTAGGATATTAGACTTTGAGAATGTTTGGATGGGTTATAATTTGCTAAAAGGAATTGGTGAAGTCAGGCTTCTAAGGTACCTCAACGTAAAAGGTACATCCATTGGAAGGCTCCCTCATTCCTTTGGTCGGTTGCGAAACCTACAAACTCTTGACGTACGCAACTTTCACCGAGTGAgagtttcaaatttcatttggaTGCTTGAAAGTTTACGGCATCTATATGCGTATAAAGTGGAATGTGATGTGCCTCTTAAAATTGAAGGATTGAGGAATCTCCAGACTCTGTCACGCATACGCTTTGATGACATTATGCACAATAACATGATAACTCTGACAAGTCTTCAGAAACTGGGAATTTGGGTGGATGAAAGGTCAGAGATAGACAAACTCTGCATGCATTTATCTGAGGTTGGAAGTCTGAAGACGTTACATCTTTACTGTGCTGACATAAGCCTGTGGCCATCTCTAGCTGGACTGTCTAAGCTCCATCATGTAACAGAGCTCAAGCTATCCGGGTCGGGTTTGAGAATGCTGGATTTCCCTCCAAATCTCTCTCGCTTGTCATTGAAAGACACATTCCTCTGGAATGACCCAATGCCAGTGCTAGAGAAGTTGGGACAGCTGTCGTTCCTCAAAATGAAAGATGCATATAAGGGACCGCAGCTAGTCATTTCTAGGCAAGGGTTTCACCAATTGAAATTCCTTGAGCTCAACCGCCTACATGATTTGCATGAAATAAAGGTGGAGGAAGGCGCACTGCCACAGCTCCAGCGCCTGAGAATCAGGGACTGCCCCAAGTTAGAGCAGTTGCCGGAAGAGCTGAAGCACATGTCTACTCCTTGA